In Opitutaceae bacterium TAV5, one genomic interval encodes:
- a CDS encoding AraC family transcriptional regulator, which yields MEASAKKLDFLTKHWAPYRRRFPSAFPVATAAHAWRKNAWVHTAFDTCNFSLILRGRGEFRRFGQVWPVQAPCVITQWPGERLDYGPDLPHFTWDELYIVYDRSFFRPLQEAQLIDLKRPVWPIADPAAVEAQVEELTRLARHPEPESVVDRVDRVCERLVLETWLAPNPDSTADNAIRAIAAELRRRPGEPVDFDALAGEHGFSPTTFRRRWQATMGMPPARYLQGLRMREACRLLVETALPVHEVASAVGFEDEFYFSRRFHHEQGQAPRDYRNTFRLRR from the coding sequence ATGGAAGCGTCCGCCAAAAAACTGGATTTTCTGACCAAACACTGGGCACCCTACCGCCGGCGTTTCCCGTCGGCGTTTCCGGTGGCCACCGCCGCGCACGCCTGGCGCAAGAATGCGTGGGTGCACACGGCCTTCGATACCTGCAACTTTTCGCTGATCCTGCGCGGGCGCGGCGAGTTTCGCCGGTTCGGCCAGGTGTGGCCGGTGCAGGCGCCGTGCGTCATCACCCAATGGCCGGGCGAACGCCTCGACTACGGCCCCGACCTGCCGCACTTCACGTGGGACGAGCTTTACATCGTCTACGACCGCTCCTTTTTCCGCCCGCTCCAGGAAGCGCAGCTGATCGACCTGAAGCGGCCCGTCTGGCCCATCGCCGATCCGGCCGCCGTCGAGGCCCAGGTGGAGGAGCTGACCCGGCTCGCGCGGCACCCGGAACCCGAATCCGTCGTCGATCGCGTGGACCGCGTGTGCGAGCGCCTCGTGCTGGAAACCTGGCTCGCGCCCAACCCCGACAGCACCGCCGACAACGCCATCCGCGCGATCGCCGCGGAGCTGCGCCGGCGCCCGGGCGAACCGGTGGATTTCGATGCGCTGGCCGGCGAGCACGGGTTTTCCCCCACGACCTTTCGCCGGCGCTGGCAGGCCACGATGGGGATGCCGCCCGCGCGTTACCTGCAGGGCCTGCGCATGCGCGAAGCCTGCCGCCTGCTCGTCGAGACGGCGCTCCCTGTCCACGAGGTGGCGTCGGCCGTGGGCTTCGAGGACGAATTCTATTTCTCGCGCCGTTTTCACCATGAACAGGGCCAGGCCCCGCGCGATTACCGGAACACGTTCCGCCTTCGCCGGTGA
- a CDS encoding enolase, giving the protein MIAPDELSFTPDSADPSPSLEICLQARGVTKAFSGVPALRDGRLNLRTGTVHALCGGNGAGKSTLLGILMGLLRRDSGSVRIGGEEVDFEKPGDALEAGIAIVTQELSPVPGMTVAENIYLGREPHRLGCLVDYRTLNRQAAALLDRLGFRIGATRRMTGLSLAETQLVEIAKALSRDSRIVIMDEPTSAIGQHETDLLFAAIRHLTRIGKSIIYVTHRMTEIFELADDYTVLRDGAFIEEGRIRDIDRRHLIRQIIGRDLSSQFRSRTASAPGSAGSPSSASPFRASRSPFPASANGDTATDTPLLEVRHFECPGRFGAIDLQLRAGEIVGLYGLLGSGRSEFLQALFGLEKGVRGELRAAGRPLLIRHPKDAMRHRMALVTEDRKASGLVLPLSVRDNLSLSSLGRVSSGGFVNKREELRGAREMVERFRIKAASINMTVRSMSGGNQQKVVLGRWFRTQPQILLLDEPTRGIDEGAKHEIYQFMTEFTQAGGAIIMVSSEVDEVLGMADRIFVFRRGLPAAACESGFGESAKEDLMHMASP; this is encoded by the coding sequence ATGATCGCCCCGGACGAACTCTCCTTCACTCCCGACTCCGCAGACCCGTCTCCCTCCCTGGAAATCTGTTTGCAGGCGCGCGGCGTGACGAAGGCGTTTTCCGGCGTTCCCGCCCTGCGTGACGGCCGCCTCAACCTGCGTACCGGCACCGTCCACGCCCTCTGCGGCGGCAACGGCGCGGGCAAGTCCACCTTGCTCGGCATTCTCATGGGATTGCTCCGGCGCGACTCCGGCTCCGTGCGGATCGGCGGCGAGGAGGTCGATTTCGAAAAACCCGGCGACGCGCTCGAAGCCGGCATCGCCATCGTCACCCAGGAGCTCAGCCCCGTGCCCGGCATGACCGTGGCGGAAAACATCTACCTCGGCCGCGAGCCCCACCGCCTCGGCTGCCTCGTCGATTACCGCACGCTCAACCGCCAGGCCGCCGCCCTTCTCGACCGCCTCGGCTTCAGGATCGGCGCCACCCGCCGCATGACCGGGCTCAGTCTCGCCGAAACCCAGCTCGTCGAGATCGCCAAGGCCCTCTCGCGCGACTCGCGCATCGTCATCATGGACGAGCCCACCTCCGCCATCGGCCAGCACGAGACCGACCTGCTCTTTGCCGCCATCCGCCACCTCACCCGGATCGGCAAGTCGATCATCTACGTGACCCACCGCATGACGGAGATCTTCGAACTCGCCGACGACTACACCGTGCTGCGCGACGGCGCATTCATCGAGGAAGGCCGCATCCGGGACATCGACCGCCGCCACCTTATCCGGCAGATCATCGGGCGCGACCTGAGTTCGCAATTTCGCTCACGAACCGCTTCCGCCCCGGGGTCTGCCGGTTCCCCTTCCTCCGCCAGCCCCTTCCGCGCCTCGCGCTCGCCCTTCCCGGCCTCTGCCAACGGCGACACCGCCACCGATACCCCGCTCCTCGAAGTCCGCCACTTCGAATGTCCCGGCCGCTTCGGTGCGATCGACCTGCAACTCCGCGCCGGCGAGATCGTCGGCCTTTACGGGCTGCTCGGCTCCGGCCGCAGCGAGTTCCTGCAAGCCCTCTTCGGCCTGGAAAAAGGCGTGCGCGGCGAACTGCGCGCCGCCGGCCGGCCCCTCCTGATCCGCCACCCGAAAGACGCCATGCGCCACCGCATGGCTCTCGTCACCGAAGATCGCAAGGCCTCCGGCCTCGTCCTTCCGCTCTCCGTGCGCGACAACCTCTCGCTCTCCTCGCTCGGTCGCGTTTCCTCCGGCGGATTCGTCAATAAACGCGAGGAACTGCGCGGCGCCCGCGAGATGGTGGAGCGCTTCCGCATCAAGGCCGCCTCGATCAACATGACCGTGCGCAGCATGAGCGGCGGCAACCAGCAAAAAGTCGTCCTCGGACGCTGGTTCCGCACGCAGCCGCAAATTCTCCTCCTCGACGAACCCACGCGCGGCATCGACGAAGGCGCCAAGCACGAAATCTACCAGTTCATGACCGAGTTCACCCAGGCCGGCGGCGCCATCATCATGGTCTCCTCCGAGGTGGACGAAGTCCTCGGCATGGCCGACCGCATCTTCGTTTTCCGCCGCGGCCTGCCCGCCGCGGCCTGCGAATCCGGCTTCGGCGAATCCGCCAAGGAAGACCTCATGCACATGGCCTCGCCCTGA
- a CDS encoding LacI family transcriptional regulator, which translates to MKTRTLRSCLLRLVAPLAAGALLLVGAAGCNPQQGASTGSSGPAPAKPLKIGISFQEMENPYFVVMKQAIDEAAATLGAQVFATDARHDVTKQINDVQDLIQRNVDILILNPTDSVGVEGAVVEAKKAGIIVVAVDAQAKGPLDSFVGSKNYDAGFQAGEHLAKVLGDKGDVAILDGIPVVPILERVRGFKDAIAKHPGIKIVTTQNGKQERDTALTVTENIIQAHPGLAGLFSVNDTGSLGALSAIEASRKNIALVSVDGFSEAVDHIKKGGAFKSTSAQFPRDQIRIALGIALAKYWGANVPAEIPVDIKLITRENAEGFSW; encoded by the coding sequence ATGAAAACCCGCACCCTCCGCTCCTGTCTCCTCCGCCTCGTCGCTCCGCTTGCCGCCGGCGCCCTTCTCCTCGTCGGCGCCGCCGGCTGCAACCCGCAGCAAGGCGCGTCCACCGGCTCCTCCGGCCCCGCCCCCGCGAAGCCGCTCAAGATCGGCATCTCGTTCCAGGAAATGGAAAATCCCTACTTCGTCGTCATGAAGCAGGCGATCGACGAAGCCGCCGCCACCCTCGGCGCGCAGGTCTTTGCCACCGACGCCCGCCACGACGTCACCAAGCAGATCAACGACGTGCAGGACCTTATCCAGAGAAACGTCGACATCCTCATCCTCAACCCGACGGATTCCGTCGGCGTCGAAGGCGCGGTCGTCGAGGCGAAGAAAGCCGGCATCATCGTTGTCGCCGTCGACGCCCAGGCCAAGGGCCCGCTCGATTCCTTCGTCGGCTCCAAAAACTACGACGCCGGTTTCCAGGCCGGCGAACACCTCGCCAAGGTCCTCGGCGACAAGGGCGACGTCGCCATCCTCGACGGCATCCCCGTCGTGCCGATTCTCGAAAGGGTCCGCGGCTTCAAGGACGCGATCGCCAAGCACCCCGGTATCAAGATTGTCACGACACAGAACGGAAAACAGGAACGCGACACCGCGCTCACCGTGACCGAAAACATCATCCAGGCGCATCCCGGCCTCGCCGGCCTGTTCAGTGTCAACGACACCGGTTCGCTCGGCGCGCTCTCCGCCATCGAGGCCTCCCGCAAGAACATCGCCCTCGTCAGCGTCGACGGTTTCTCCGAAGCCGTGGACCACATCAAGAAAGGCGGAGCCTTCAAGTCCACCTCCGCCCAGTTCCCGCGCGACCAGATCCGCATCGCGCTCGGCATCGCCCTTGCGAAATACTGGGGCGCCAACGTTCCCGCCGAAATCCCCGTGGACATCAAACTCATCACCCGGGAAAACGCCGAAGGTTTCTCCTGGTAA
- a CDS encoding ribonucleotide-diphosphate reductase subunit alpha, which translates to MSTSTCFLRLEGITKRFSGVTALDRVDLTLHQGEILALLGENGAGKSTLMKILSGVYPKDAGTITFDGQPVEFSGPRDAQSRGISIIYQEFSLVPWLNVVENLFLGREEKTRIGRCDTASMQAKARAILDRLGVDIDLKTPVARLSVAEQQFVEIAKALLRETRILILDEPTATLTPQEAKKLFAVMRDLKAAGVAMIFISHHLDEIFEIADRIACLRDGKSVGERTADGATVKDLVNLIVGRDVTHAFPVRPADHRPGDVILDVRKLQLKAGAPELRFTLRRGEILGVAGLVGSGRTEMARALIGADLAHAHDVVFEGRPLRTRRPYDARRAGISLLPEDRKHQGLILSNSLIYNITLANLRNAAIGMFRWLSATKCRDIALSFIETVRIKTSSPHQLARELSGGNQQKVVIAKWLNAGCNVMIFDEPTRGIDVGGKSEIYKLMRQLSDRGVSIIMISSELPEVVGMSDRVIVMRNQRIEHIFESPADISEQSIMLYATGGHHV; encoded by the coding sequence ATGAGCACAAGCACCTGCTTTCTCCGCCTCGAGGGCATCACCAAACGCTTTTCCGGCGTTACGGCCCTCGACCGCGTGGACCTCACCCTCCACCAGGGCGAGATCCTCGCGCTGCTCGGCGAGAACGGCGCGGGCAAGTCCACGCTCATGAAGATCCTCTCGGGCGTTTATCCCAAGGACGCCGGCACGATCACCTTCGACGGCCAGCCCGTCGAATTCTCCGGGCCTCGGGATGCGCAGAGCCGCGGCATCAGCATCATCTACCAGGAATTCAGCCTCGTCCCCTGGCTCAACGTCGTCGAAAACCTCTTCCTCGGCCGCGAGGAAAAGACCCGTATCGGACGTTGCGATACGGCCTCCATGCAGGCGAAGGCGCGCGCCATCCTCGACCGCCTCGGCGTGGACATCGACCTGAAGACGCCCGTCGCCCGCCTCAGCGTGGCCGAGCAACAGTTCGTCGAAATCGCCAAGGCGCTCCTCCGCGAGACGCGCATCCTCATCCTCGACGAGCCCACCGCCACGCTCACCCCGCAGGAAGCGAAAAAACTCTTCGCCGTCATGCGCGACCTCAAGGCCGCCGGCGTCGCCATGATCTTCATCTCGCACCACCTCGACGAGATCTTCGAGATCGCCGACCGCATCGCCTGCCTGCGCGACGGCAAATCCGTCGGCGAACGCACCGCCGACGGCGCGACGGTGAAGGACCTCGTCAACCTCATCGTCGGCCGCGATGTCACCCATGCCTTTCCCGTCCGTCCCGCCGACCACCGGCCCGGCGACGTCATCCTCGACGTGCGCAAGCTCCAGCTCAAGGCCGGCGCTCCGGAACTCCGCTTCACGCTCCGCAGGGGAGAGATTCTCGGCGTGGCCGGCCTGGTCGGCTCCGGCCGCACCGAGATGGCCCGCGCCCTCATCGGCGCCGACCTCGCCCACGCGCACGACGTCGTTTTCGAAGGCCGCCCGCTCCGCACCCGCCGGCCCTACGACGCGCGCCGCGCCGGCATCAGCCTCCTGCCCGAGGATCGCAAGCACCAGGGCCTCATTCTTTCCAATTCGCTCATCTACAACATCACGCTCGCCAACCTTCGCAACGCCGCCATCGGCATGTTCCGCTGGCTCAGCGCCACGAAGTGCCGCGACATCGCCCTGTCCTTCATCGAAACCGTCAGGATAAAGACCAGCTCGCCCCATCAGCTCGCCCGCGAGCTCAGCGGCGGCAACCAGCAAAAAGTCGTCATCGCCAAGTGGCTCAACGCCGGTTGCAACGTCATGATCTTCGACGAGCCCACGCGCGGCATCGACGTCGGCGGCAAGTCGGAAATCTACAAGCTCATGCGCCAGCTCTCCGACCGCGGGGTGTCGATCATCATGATCTCCTCCGAGCTGCCCGAAGTCGTCGGCATGAGCGACCGCGTCATCGTCATGCGCAACCAGCGCATCGAGCACATCTTCGAGTCGCCCGCCGACATCAGTGAACAGTCCATCATGCTCTACGCCACAGGAGGCCACCATGTCTGA
- a CDS encoding sugar ABC transporter permease yields MARNQIIFPLLGLVLLCIIMICVSRQFLTPQNLSNVALQVSTNAVLAVGMTFVILTGGIDLSVGAVMALSMTVIAGSMLAGVPPPVGIGLGVLTGFAFGCFNGFVVSYGRLPSIIVTLGAMEISRGIGLLYTKGYPFSGLPESFAFWGRGSIAGIPVPVLIMLGVFAVAWIILTYFPIGRYIYGIGGNEDAVRLSGVPVRRYKFLVYAFSGLTAGIAAVVLSSRLMSGQPNAGIGFELDAIAAVVLGGTSIAGGRGHIVGTLIGALTLGVLNNGLNLMGVSPYTQKVLKGAIILLAVYASNMKKEK; encoded by the coding sequence ATCGCGCGCAACCAGATCATCTTCCCGCTGCTCGGCCTCGTGCTGCTGTGCATCATCATGATCTGCGTCTCGCGACAGTTCCTCACGCCGCAGAATCTGAGCAACGTCGCGCTCCAGGTATCCACCAACGCGGTACTCGCCGTCGGCATGACGTTCGTCATCCTCACCGGCGGCATCGATCTCTCCGTCGGCGCGGTCATGGCGCTCTCCATGACGGTCATCGCCGGCTCCATGCTCGCGGGCGTGCCGCCGCCGGTCGGCATCGGGCTCGGCGTTCTCACCGGCTTCGCGTTCGGCTGCTTCAACGGCTTTGTCGTCTCCTACGGCCGCCTCCCGTCGATCATCGTCACGCTCGGCGCGATGGAGATCTCGCGCGGTATCGGTCTTCTCTATACGAAGGGGTATCCGTTCTCCGGCCTGCCCGAGTCGTTCGCCTTCTGGGGCCGCGGCTCCATCGCCGGCATTCCCGTGCCCGTCCTCATCATGCTCGGCGTCTTCGCCGTCGCCTGGATCATCCTCACGTATTTCCCGATCGGCCGCTACATCTACGGCATCGGCGGCAACGAGGATGCCGTGCGCCTCTCCGGGGTGCCCGTGCGGCGTTACAAGTTCCTCGTCTACGCCTTCAGCGGACTCACCGCCGGCATCGCCGCCGTCGTGCTCTCCTCGCGCCTCATGTCCGGCCAGCCCAATGCCGGCATCGGTTTCGAGCTCGACGCCATCGCCGCCGTCGTCCTCGGCGGCACCAGCATCGCCGGCGGCCGCGGCCACATCGTGGGCACGCTCATCGGCGCGCTCACCCTCGGCGTCCTCAACAACGGCCTCAACCTCATGGGCGTGTCGCCCTACACGCAAAAAGTCCTCAAGGGCGCCATCATCCTCCTGGCCGTCTACGCCAGCAACATGAAGAAGGAAAAGTAA
- a CDS encoding iditol 2-dehydrogenase, which yields MIMSQTYEGPALPKTMKAVVAYAPGDYRLEERPVPVPGPGEVVIRVKSTGICASDIKCYGGAAHFWGDETRPAWVQAPVIPGHEFVGEVVALGEGAGEQYKLAIGDHATSEQIVPSGGCKYSREGHYWMDVEHNIYGFRKKTQGSWAEYCLFPKGALNFKVPPQIPWHHAVFAEPLACSLHAVERGDIKFRDTVVVAGCGPLGLGMVIGAKQKGAGCVVALDLKDDRLAVAKKTGADVVINISKEDAVQKVRDLTDGYGCDVYIEATGHPSAVEQGLQMIRKLGTFVEFSVMREKVTVDWTIIGDGKELNIHGAHLSPYTYPKAIEIIGAGLLPMDEIVTHRLPLADYQKGIDMVINGLTSVKVTLEP from the coding sequence ATCATCATGAGCCAAACATACGAAGGACCCGCCCTCCCGAAAACGATGAAGGCCGTCGTCGCCTATGCGCCCGGCGACTACCGTCTCGAAGAACGCCCCGTGCCGGTTCCCGGCCCCGGAGAAGTTGTCATCCGCGTGAAAAGCACCGGCATCTGCGCCAGCGACATCAAGTGCTACGGCGGCGCCGCGCACTTCTGGGGCGACGAGACCCGCCCCGCCTGGGTGCAGGCGCCGGTCATCCCCGGCCACGAATTCGTCGGTGAAGTCGTCGCCCTCGGCGAGGGCGCCGGCGAGCAGTACAAGCTCGCCATCGGCGACCACGCCACCAGCGAGCAGATCGTCCCCTCCGGCGGCTGCAAGTACAGCCGCGAAGGCCACTACTGGATGGACGTCGAGCACAACATCTACGGCTTCCGGAAAAAGACGCAGGGCTCCTGGGCTGAGTACTGTCTCTTCCCGAAAGGCGCGCTCAACTTCAAGGTGCCGCCGCAGATTCCGTGGCACCACGCCGTCTTCGCCGAGCCGCTCGCCTGCTCGCTGCATGCCGTCGAACGCGGCGATATCAAGTTCCGCGACACCGTCGTCGTCGCCGGCTGCGGTCCGCTCGGCCTCGGCATGGTCATCGGCGCGAAACAGAAGGGCGCCGGCTGTGTCGTCGCCCTCGACCTGAAGGACGACCGCCTCGCCGTCGCCAAAAAAACCGGCGCCGATGTGGTCATCAACATCAGCAAGGAAGACGCCGTACAAAAAGTCCGCGACCTCACCGACGGCTACGGTTGCGACGTCTACATCGAGGCCACCGGCCATCCTTCCGCTGTCGAGCAGGGTCTCCAGATGATCCGCAAGCTCGGCACGTTTGTCGAATTCAGCGTGATGCGCGAAAAAGTCACCGTGGACTGGACCATCATCGGCGATGGCAAGGAGCTCAACATCCACGGCGCGCACCTCAGTCCCTACACCTACCCGAAGGCGATCGAGATCATCGGCGCGGGTCTGCTGCCCATGGACGAGATCGTCACGCACCGGCTTCCCCTGGCTGATTACCAAAAGGGGATAGACATGGTCATCAACGGGCTCACCTCGGTCAAAGTGACTCTGGAACCCTGA
- a CDS encoding sugar ABC transporter permease, whose protein sequence is MNSTTTASTAASPSSASASASPGSKRRMLASFLQQYGIIIAFFLLCIILTFTSEYFLTTKNILNVLRQTSINGILAMGMTLVVLTKGIDLSVGSVLALAGIVAASLSTGDNPQPALVAVSAGIGVGLACGLVNGLVVARLAVPPFVATLGMLSVARGLTYIYSDGMPIGNLSSPFLALGQERIFGVPVPVYIFALVFVCLWVLLNKTTFGRYIYAVGGNEKSARTAGIGTRKIIVSVYALAGLLAGLSGLVLTARTTAGLPQAGMSYELDAIAAVVIGGTSLNGGVGTVRGTLFGALIIGVINNGLDLMGVSSFYQQVVKGCIIVCAVLLDPARRTRD, encoded by the coding sequence ATGAATTCCACCACCACTGCCTCGACCGCCGCCTCCCCCTCGTCCGCCTCCGCCAGCGCCAGCCCGGGGTCGAAGCGCCGCATGCTCGCGTCCTTCCTCCAGCAATACGGCATCATCATCGCGTTCTTTCTCCTCTGCATCATCCTCACGTTCACGAGCGAGTATTTCCTGACGACCAAGAACATCCTCAACGTTCTCCGGCAGACCTCCATCAACGGCATCCTCGCCATGGGCATGACGCTCGTCGTGCTCACCAAGGGCATCGACCTCTCCGTCGGCTCCGTGCTCGCCCTCGCCGGCATCGTCGCCGCCAGCCTCTCCACCGGCGACAACCCGCAGCCCGCGCTCGTCGCCGTCAGCGCCGGCATCGGCGTCGGCCTCGCCTGCGGACTCGTCAACGGCCTCGTCGTCGCGCGCCTCGCCGTGCCTCCCTTCGTCGCCACGCTCGGCATGCTCAGCGTCGCCCGCGGCCTCACCTACATCTACAGCGACGGCATGCCCATCGGCAACCTGTCCAGCCCCTTCCTCGCGCTCGGCCAGGAACGCATCTTCGGCGTCCCCGTCCCTGTCTACATCTTCGCCCTCGTCTTCGTCTGCCTCTGGGTGCTGCTCAACAAGACCACCTTCGGCCGCTACATCTACGCCGTCGGCGGCAACGAGAAGAGCGCCCGCACCGCCGGCATCGGCACCCGCAAGATCATTGTCTCCGTCTACGCGCTCGCCGGCCTCCTCGCCGGCCTCAGCGGCCTCGTCCTCACCGCCCGCACCACCGCCGGCCTCCCGCAGGCGGGCATGTCCTACGAACTCGACGCTATCGCCGCCGTCGTCATCGGCGGCACCAGCCTCAACGGCGGCGTCGGCACCGTGCGTGGCACGCTCTTCGGCGCGCTCATCATCGGCGTCATCAACAACGGCCTCGATCTCATGGGCGTCTCCTCCTTCTACCAGCAGGTCGTCAAGGGCTGCATCATCGTCTGCGCCGTCCTCCTCGATCCCGCCCGCCGCACCCGCGACTGA
- a CDS encoding sugar ABC transporter substrate-binding protein — translation MKTLRYLLAGLCIAGLSLLAVSPALAAPKRPLKIGLAVYGLRGEFMKMLTNWVQDHPAVKNGDVRITVFDGRYDPNVQNDQFDSMIVQQFDGIIFVPIDYEAGSRSVEKAVAEGIPVVGSNTRISKIDLLAAYVGNNDVRAGEMEAQSVVDRIGGKGNVVIIEGPIGQSAQIERRKGNLNVLQKYPDIKVLDMKPGNWDRALALSLMENWLTAYPGKINGVIGQNDDLGLGAIQAIKAAGLKVSDFAVVGVDGIKDAFAAARAGEIVSVLQDSKAQGQGALDVLLRHIIGPEYKPQSDIWEFYGDRMPWNGGNEKHYDIPWTLITAQNADSLARQVLK, via the coding sequence ATGAAAACGCTTCGATACCTCCTCGCAGGTCTCTGTATCGCCGGCCTCTCCCTCCTCGCTGTCTCGCCCGCCCTCGCCGCCCCCAAAAGACCGCTCAAGATCGGCCTCGCCGTCTACGGACTCCGCGGCGAGTTCATGAAAATGCTGACCAACTGGGTGCAGGATCACCCGGCCGTGAAAAACGGCGACGTCCGGATCACCGTCTTCGACGGCCGCTACGACCCCAACGTCCAGAACGACCAGTTCGATTCCATGATCGTCCAGCAGTTCGACGGCATCATCTTCGTGCCCATCGACTATGAGGCCGGCTCCCGCTCCGTCGAAAAAGCCGTCGCCGAAGGCATTCCCGTCGTCGGCTCCAACACCCGCATCAGCAAGATCGACCTGCTCGCCGCCTACGTCGGCAACAACGACGTCAGGGCCGGCGAGATGGAGGCACAGTCCGTCGTCGACCGCATCGGCGGCAAGGGCAACGTCGTCATCATCGAAGGCCCCATCGGCCAGTCCGCCCAGATCGAACGGCGCAAGGGCAACCTCAACGTCCTGCAAAAATATCCCGACATCAAGGTCCTCGACATGAAGCCCGGCAACTGGGACCGCGCCCTCGCCCTCTCGCTCATGGAAAACTGGCTCACCGCCTACCCGGGCAAGATCAACGGCGTCATCGGCCAGAACGACGACCTCGGCCTCGGCGCCATCCAGGCCATCAAGGCCGCCGGCCTCAAGGTCTCCGACTTCGCCGTCGTCGGCGTGGACGGCATCAAGGACGCCTTCGCCGCCGCCAGGGCCGGCGAAATTGTCAGCGTGCTCCAGGACTCCAAGGCCCAGGGCCAGGGCGCGCTCGACGTCCTCCTCCGCCACATCATCGGCCCCGAGTACAAACCGCAGTCCGACATCTGGGAATTCTACGGCGACCGGATGCCCTGGAACGGCGGCAACGAAAAACACTACGACATTCCCTGGACGCTCATCACCGCCCAAAACGCCGATTCACTCGCCAGGCAGGTCCTCAAGTAA
- a CDS encoding sugar ABC transporter substrate-binding protein, giving the protein MKTIRHLLLLGLAALLPAAFSPTTLLAAKPDKPVKIGAAVYGLKGEFMKVWTLWLQQHPAVKSGEVKLTIFDGRYDLNVQNDQFDTMIVQQFDAILFVPIDLQGGAGAVAKAHAAGIPVIGSNGRVESPLLTSYVGSDDIIGGEMEAVSVFERMGGKGNIVVLEGPIGQSGQVERRKGIEKALAKYPDIKVLDWKTANWSRAEAISLMENWLTAYPGKIHGVVGENDEMALGAIQAIKIAGLDIADFPTAGIDGVADAITAAERGEMVSILQDAKTQAQGALDVALRAVKGPSYKPQSDIWAFYGDKMPWNNGTDKYYNVPWTVISKENAAELRRRTTISK; this is encoded by the coding sequence ATGAAAACCATCCGCCACCTCCTTCTTCTCGGGCTCGCCGCCCTTCTCCCCGCCGCCTTTTCCCCGACGACCCTCCTGGCCGCCAAGCCCGACAAACCCGTAAAAATCGGCGCCGCCGTCTACGGTCTCAAGGGTGAGTTCATGAAAGTCTGGACGCTCTGGCTCCAGCAGCACCCGGCCGTGAAAAGCGGCGAGGTCAAACTCACCATCTTCGACGGCCGCTACGATCTCAACGTCCAGAACGACCAGTTCGACACCATGATCGTCCAGCAATTCGACGCCATCCTCTTTGTCCCCATCGACCTCCAGGGCGGAGCCGGCGCCGTCGCCAAGGCCCATGCCGCCGGTATCCCCGTCATCGGCTCCAACGGCCGCGTCGAGTCGCCACTCCTCACCAGCTACGTCGGCAGCGACGACATCATCGGCGGCGAGATGGAAGCCGTCTCCGTCTTCGAACGCATGGGCGGCAAGGGCAACATCGTCGTCCTCGAAGGCCCCATCGGCCAGTCCGGCCAGGTCGAGCGCCGCAAGGGTATCGAAAAAGCCCTTGCAAAATATCCCGACATCAAGGTCCTCGACTGGAAGACCGCCAACTGGTCGCGCGCCGAGGCCATTTCCCTGATGGAAAACTGGCTCACCGCCTACCCGGGCAAGATTCACGGCGTCGTCGGCGAGAACGACGAGATGGCCCTCGGCGCCATCCAGGCGATCAAGATCGCCGGCCTCGACATCGCCGACTTCCCCACTGCCGGCATCGACGGCGTGGCCGACGCCATCACCGCCGCCGAACGCGGCGAGATGGTCAGCATCCTCCAGGACGCCAAGACCCAGGCCCAGGGCGCGCTCGATGTCGCCCTCCGCGCCGTCAAGGGCCCGTCCTACAAGCCGCAGTCCGACATCTGGGCCTTCTACGGCGACAAGATGCCCTGGAACAACGGCACCGACAAATACTACAACGTCCCCTGGACCGTGATCAGCAAGGAAAACGCCGCCGAACTCCGCCGCCGCACCACCATCAGCAAATAA